A segment of the Spongiibacter sp. IMCC21906 genome:
CCTGTGAGGCGTTTCAGCCTCTTTGAAACATTGTCGCTTGTCCAGGTAGGGGCTCAGCTTTAATTTCCATTGCCTTCACGCTGAGTGCCTTTCGTCGTTCAAAGTCTGGTGGCTTACCAGGGACGCTTGTTCGCCCTGATTTCCTAGGTTTCTGAATCTGGCCTGCCAGCCCGCCCATAAACAAGTTAAACCGGCCTTTGCTGGTCAGTGTGCCAGGCTTCTCTGGCTTGTCGCCCAGCTTCTCCTTGAGACGCTTGCTGGCCTTCCTCCGCTCAATTTCCAGCATTCGGGTTAAACCAAAAGCGCAAACAGGTGTTCGATACAGCCTTTACAGCTGCCAGGCCGCGCCAAGTGCCGTCTGGCTGGAGCTGCCTGGGCTGCGCGACGGTTAGCAAGCCTGCGGCCTTAAGGTCTTTCACGGCGCGTTCCACGCGCTTTAAGCCCATCCCACTATGCGACGCTATGACGCTAAGGGGCAGGTTAATAAATCCCTCTTGAGTCGGGATGCCAACCCGCAAGCTGGTCACGTCACAAAACTTGAGCAAGGCCGCCAGGGTGCGTAAACAGGATTCCCGGCGCTCACTGCGCTGCTGCCGGTCGCTGCCATTGGCTAAATCGAGAGAAGGGAGAACTTTACGAGGACGATAGTAATAGCCAGTAATCCGCTCCGCACACAAGGTGAGGACGCGAGGCACACCACCTTTCCCTTTGAGTATGGGTTTATCCAAGGTGAAATTGGGGATTGCCGGGTTATGGCCACAGAAGTTGCCCCCGATATTCTCCCGAAATTTGTAGGCATGTACTGCCAAATGCATCCCCTGGTTCAAATGCCAGGGAAGCCACCACCATCAAAACACCCCTCTTTGATGCTCAAATTTGGGCAACATGAGTTGCGAACTGATGGGTTCTTGCGTATATTAAATGAACGCAAGGGCTTCCCAAGCCTGAGTATTGAATGCTGGTCCTGAGCGCCAACTCGTCAGCATTCACCGAATTTAAAACCCGGCCTCGCGCCGGGTTTTTCTTTTCTAGTCGTCGTTAAACTCTACCGTTACACTCCTAAAGCCAATTTTTTCGCATCTTCCAAAGCGCCATGAAGCCGTCTGTAGATCTTGTCGTCTTCAGTGCGAACTCGGGTAATGCGTTCCTGGTTGCCATTCGCTTTCTCGAAAATCAGCAACCAGCGGTCGCTTTCCATTGGCGCAGGGACAATCGTTGCGGTACGCAACAACCCTTCTTGGAACATCTGCTTCAGCATCCGGATTTCCACGAAGGAAGCCCCCAAATAAAAATTCACCAACTTTACCAATGCGAATAACTATACTCTTTTACATAAAAATCACAACCAGTTACCACAATCACGGCACTTTCATCTTGAATTGGTACCAAAACAGCACTATATTGGTACCCCATTAATCGGTACTAATAAAACACTACTTTAGTGCTGCTTTTATCCAAATCTAGTACCAAAATGACACAGGAACGGTACCAATGATCGTACTTATCGGAAGTCAAAAAGGCGGGTGCGGAAAATCGACAACAGCCGTCAATATCTGCGCGGAGCTGGCTAAAAATGGCCACGATGTCGTGCTAGTTGATGCCGATCGGCAATGCACAGCAGCAAATTGGGCGCTAGACCGAACAGCCAATGAAGCCCTTCCTACCGTCCATTGTGTCCAAAAATACGAGAATATTAGGGACACCCTTCAAGACTTAGACAAGCGGTACGGCTATGTCGTGGTTGATGCTGCCGGTAGAGATAGCCGTGAACTGCGAACAGGTATGACTGCCGCTCACTGCCTGATCGTTCCGTTCCGCCCGTCTCAACCTGATCTAGACACCCTTCCCAATCTCCAGGAAATCATTACTCAAGCCAAAGATCTTAATCCAGACCTGACGGTATACGGCCTGATCACTATGGCCCCAACAAACCCCGTGGTTCACGAAGCCGACGAAGCCAGGGAATACCTGAAAGACTATCCAGAAATAAACCTGCTCAACACCATTATTCGGGACCGGAAGGTGTACCGCGATGCGATGAGTGAAGGCATGGGGGTCGTGGAAATGGGCAACCCCAAAGCAACTGAAGAAATCCAGGCACTGATGCAGGAGGTATTTTGATGGTAAAGCGCAGACAGCCATTGGCCACCGCACAGCCAAGACAAGAACCCACTGCTGAACAAATAGAAGCTTTTGCCTCTGGAGTGGATGGGGATCAGCGCCTCAACCAGTGGAACCTGAACCCATGAACCCAAGGGCGATCCGGGACTACAAGGCGATCCGCGTTCCCTTTAACGAATACGAATACACCATGCTGGAGAAGCTTGCCACAAAGACAGGGCGCTCAAAGCTTAACGCCATCCGGTATGCGATCACCAAGCTCGCAAATGAAGACTAAAAAGGCTCCCTTTTGGTACCAAAAAGGAGCCTTTAAGGCGCTATTTTGATGCCTTTTGAGATTGATATGGATATTACTGACCCTATAACAGGAACAACCTACTCGATTGAACACCTGAAGCCGTTCAATGTGACCTATGAAATTAAGGTAGACGGGGAGCCAACCGAGGTAACTTTGCGCGTACATTTTGCTTCGCATTGCTATACACGTTCCAGGAAAGAGGACGACCCAGATCACTCTGTATTATTTAAAGAGCAAAAGAGAAGGGGGCCTGACGACGAGCGTGTATTCTGTCCTGATAGGTGGGAGTTTTCTAAAAAACTTCCAGATATCATCACAAACTTGCACAGCAAAGGGTGCTATCCAGGGGGAAGCAAAGAGCTATTCTACCGCCATGAAGACGCCCCAAAGAGCAACCCGCAACACGGTTGGTATATTTGTACCCGCCTCAGCGCAAGTGACAAGTACCAAAACCTAACCCTGAGCGTACGTAGCGCCCACTGGAGAACAAACAGGCCCGTAGATACCCGAGGCGGGACTAAACGATTCTATGCCTTGTTAGCGCAATTTTACGCCACAGAAAAACAAAAAAGAGAGTGGCTATAAAGACAAAAGCCCCGAATAAATCGGGGCTTTTGAATAAGAAAGTGTGCCGGGCCTCTTTGAGTATCTTCACCAGCGGTAAAGACCAGCGCAAGCTGGCGGCATGGGCGCTACCCGAAGGACACCGGCTATCGCGCTCCACATCTAAATAGTACGTTTTTCAAACAAAAAACTCAAATATTTTTAGTATTTCCAGTCTTACTATCAAACTTCGGCGCTTTATACTCCGTATAAATAGCACCATAAAAGCACCATTTTGGTACCAAAATGGTGCTAAAATCGGAGCAGTGGGAGGACTTGAACCTCCGACCCCTCTGCCCATATCATGGGTAACGCCAGCTACTACATGACATGTAGAAAACAGAGTGCTCTATCCAACTGAGCTACACCGCATAAATCTATTTATTCAAACCACCATCAATGCCCTTGAGCTTTATCGGCCTTTTCCTACGCAGACGATCTTCCTCTTTTTCCTTCCGATCTTTAATAGAGGCAAGCTTTTCTTCTGCATAAGGCTCTGCCTCAGAGATCAAACCGTCAAAATGGTACTTATTTGTTTTGTTGCCTTTTTCCTTATCCGGACGGTACTCTCGGCGTAAAAGTCCTGCGTGCTCTAGTGCTGCTATCCTGCGCTGCACGGTTCGAGGGTCAACTCCAATGGCTTGAGCAATGGTCTTCTTTGCTGGATAAGGCTTGTTCTCCGATTCCCACCAATAAGTGGACAGATATAGGAGAATGTTGATATCTAAAGCGTCCAACCCTAACGCATGCTGCTTCTCTACTAAAATACTAGGAAACGCCGTCCACCCGGCTTCCATCAGAGTCTTCCCCCATTTTTTTTCATTAATTTTGACCGCTTCTACGGCATCCCTCTTTTTCTTTTCCGCTGCTGTAACCATTCTTAGAGCCCTCTATTCAGATCGCCTTTGAACCTATTGAAAAGGTATTCTGCGGCATTTTCAACAAACTAAGGGAGGCATTAGAGCCTCCCCCGTAGAGAACAGAAGGCCCTCAGGGTGGGGATTACAATGCCCCCACTCATAGAGTACCTTGCGTCTCCCAAAGTAGACGCAAACATTAAGCACATGAATCAATGCAGACGTACGGAATGCAGACACAGTAGATAAATATGGGGTGGGGGTGCCAATGCCCCCAGGGGCGGCAAAAAAACTCACAAAAACATCCTTTACCTCCTCCACAGCTACCTATTTTTAACAGCTACAACCTAATGTATCTCCACCCGAGCCAGTTACTCACGCCCCAACAAACAGCGCTGCCCAACTGGAAAAAACTTACGATCACTAAACCACCGTTTTTTATACACCCCAAGACAGGCCAATTTCGCTAGCGAAATTGGCCTGTCTTCCGTTCAAAAACCCGTATAATAATCAACGTACAAAAAACCCACCTTTTATAGACAGGAAAAGGCATGATTATCGGATATGCCAGAGTCTCTACAACTGAGCAGAACACCAGCCTTCAGGCTGATGCCTTGACCTCATCCGGTGCCGAAAGAATTTACCAAGAGGCATTATCCGGGGCATCGAGAGAGCGACCGGAGCTAACAAAATGCCTGGACGCTCTCCGACAAGGTGACACCTTGATGGTCTGGCGCTTAGATCGGCTAGGCCGAAGCCTGAAAGACCTGGTAAGCATCATCTCTGAGCTTGAAGAGAGGGGTATCGGATTTCGCTCGATAACCGAGGCCATCGACACAACGACAGCCGGTGGAAAGCTGGTATTCCATATATTCGGTTCCTTAGCTGAATTTGAGCGATCACTAATTCAAGAACGTACCAAAGCAGGCCTTAATGCAGCACGCGCTAGGGGCCGGAAAGGAGGAAGGCCGAAAGCCTTGTCAGAGGATCAGGTGAAAAAGGCGCGGGCCATGCTTACCGATCCAGCCATGACAAAAACAGAGGTCGCAAAGCACTTTAGCGTGACCAGGGCTACACTCAATTCTGCCCTCTCTTAACAATCCATTCCTATCTCTTTAATAGAGAGACGAACTTTCGACTGAATATTGTTATGTGCGAGAAAGTATTCCATCACTGGATAAGTTTCTTTACCAGACTTGGTTTTTTTGGTGGAAAAAGCGTCTTTAAGTGATGGCACAACCAGCCAAAAATCTAGCCGTTTTCCTTCATAAACTTTAGAAAGATAATTCGATGCTGTGTATAAAATAATTTCTATATTTTTACGAGATATTTTCGATAATTTTAAATATTTACACTGGATATAAACCCGTCTTTCCGCGTCTTCCGCTATCAGATCAATCCCACCATCGTTAAACCCTTTGGCTAATCCATGTTCTATAACACGGTACCCATCATCAGTAAGAGACTGAGCAATATACTTCTCGTAAATATATCCCCAATCTGAATATTTCAGATCCGAGTATTGGATCAGATCAACCTTATCGTCAGTAATTATTTTTATTCGAGCTTCATCAGCTTCAATAAACATAGCTCCATTACGTAACCGACGGCCCAGCCCTTTCATTAAGTCCAGTTCCCCAAGCTAGCTAAATCAGCCAACCATTGATAGGAAGACATATGTGACATACTCTTAACTCCCTTAATACTAACTCTACGGAATGGAATCCTAATATGTTGATTTTAACAAGAAGAACAGGTGAAGCGCTGATGATCGGTGACACCGTCACCGTGACAATCCTCGGCGTGAAGGGCAACTAGGTAAGACTTGGAATTGAAGCCCCAAAAACCATTGAGGTTCACAGGGAAGAAATTTATCGCGCTAAAAGCGCACCCCAAAAGGATCATTGGGATTCGTTTTTTCTATCCCCTGACAGACCTACAGACGATTTCTTCAACGACAGATAGAACCGTGGGGCGCTGCCCCACACCCCGCAATCAGCCGTGATTGATCCTCGGGGAGCTGGAAAGGTAAAGCCATTCCAGCTCCCTCGTCAGAGGCTACAAAAACCTTGCCTGTCCAGTGTAAAGCCTCCGGCCCAAGCCTTCCCCCGTTCAGACTCACTCGATGCTCTCGCTCGCTTAGCTGCGGCCTCAGCCTTGGCACTGGACAGACACACAACCTGGCAGCCCACACTCAAATGCTATCAAAGTTGGTCAAGATCAATTTCTATTTCAGAATCGTCCTGCCGCTCTAAAACTGCTTTAGCTAGCTCATCGTCCTCCTGCCTTTCTTCCTCGGAGGCCGAGTCATCTATGTCCACTCCAGCTGGAAAGGGCAAGATATTCCCGTCAGAAAACCCAAGAATTTCTTCATCGTCCGGTGTCGTCATAAAGACTCCCTGAGCACCCAGCTGCTTGGCTTCGGCCAGCAGCTCCGCAAAAGCCCTCTCTTTACGAGATCTAAATTCGATAATTTTCATGGCATTTTCGCTAGCGAAATTGCGCCCACGCTAAAGCAAGCGCATGGTTGAAATCAGTTTTGACCCGACGAACCCACACCAGATGAAGCACTGCTACCAACGCCTGTCTGGCTTCTTGAAGAATTCGTGCTGCTCTTGGAAAGAGAGGTAGACTGACCGG
Coding sequences within it:
- a CDS encoding AAA family ATPase; the protein is MIVLIGSQKGGCGKSTTAVNICAELAKNGHDVVLVDADRQCTAANWALDRTANEALPTVHCVQKYENIRDTLQDLDKRYGYVVVDAAGRDSRELRTGMTAAHCLIVPFRPSQPDLDTLPNLQEIITQAKDLNPDLTVYGLITMAPTNPVVHEADEAREYLKDYPEINLLNTIIRDRKVYRDAMSEGMGVVEMGNPKATEEIQALMQEVF
- a CDS encoding helix-turn-helix domain-containing protein — encoded protein: MVTAAEKKKRDAVEAVKINEKKWGKTLMEAGWTAFPSILVEKQHALGLDALDINILLYLSTYWWESENKPYPAKKTIAQAIGVDPRTVQRRIAALEHAGLLRREYRPDKEKGNKTNKYHFDGLISEAEPYAEEKLASIKDRKEKEEDRLRRKRPIKLKGIDGGLNK
- a CDS encoding recombinase family protein yields the protein MIIGYARVSTTEQNTSLQADALTSSGAERIYQEALSGASRERPELTKCLDALRQGDTLMVWRLDRLGRSLKDLVSIISELEERGIGFRSITEAIDTTTAGGKLVFHIFGSLAEFERSLIQERTKAGLNAARARGRKGGRPKALSEDQVKKARAMLTDPAMTKTEVAKHFSVTRATLNSALS
- a CDS encoding restriction endonuclease, which produces MKGLGRRLRNGAMFIEADEARIKIITDDKVDLIQYSDLKYSDWGYIYEKYIAQSLTDDGYRVIEHGLAKGFNDGGIDLIAEDAERRVYIQCKYLKLSKISRKNIEIILYTASNYLSKVYEGKRLDFWLVVPSLKDAFSTKKTKSGKETYPVMEYFLAHNNIQSKVRLSIKEIGMDC